The window GCGTGTACCTCGGCGAGTTGGACACCACCGGTGGGATCGCGCCACAGCGGCTCGGCCCCGGAGGGCAGCAGCCGGCGGAGCATCTGGTCGGCGGTCCAGCGGACCGTGGCGACCGTCGGGATGCCGAGGCGCTGGTAGACCTCCGCGCGGCGGGGGTCGTAGATCCGCGCCGCCACGTTGTCGATGCCGAACATCTCGCGGGCGACGCGGGCGGCGATGATGTTCGAGTTGTCGCCGCTGGAGACGGCGGCGAACGCGCCCGCCTCCTCGATGCCCGCCTCGCGCAGGGTGTCGCGGTCGAAGCCGATCCCGGTGACGCGCCGGCCGCCGAAACCCGAGCCCAGACGACGGAAGGCCGTGGGGTCCCGGTCGATCACGGCGACCGTGTGCCCCTGTTGCTCCAGGGTCTGGGCGAGGGTGGAACCCACCCGCCCGCAGCCCATGATGACGATGTGCACGACCGTCCTTCCGGTGTCAATAGCTACTGTTCAGCCGAAACGTCGAAAACAGGGTCTCAGACCGTCGCCCAAGCTACACACGTGCGGTCCACCGGGGGCACCCCCCGTGCAGACTCGGGTCACATCGTGGGACGACGCCGGCTGATCCGGCGGACGCTGATCCCCGTCAGGACGCCCAGCCCGAGTAGGGAGGCGAGAGCGCCGATCAACTCCGCGGTCGCGGCCTGCATGGGGTCTCCAGAGGGTGAGGTGGACGAGTACGTCACGGCGTTCGTCGTGGACGCGGAGCACACCCGGCGGTCGGCGAGCGCCTCCGGCGGGCGACGCGTCCGCACGGGATTCGTCATATAGACGTGAGGACGCCGTCCATGAGACCGGAGGATGCGTGACGTGACGCACTTCGCAGCCGTCCCGGGAAGGATTTCACCCCGGGGCCCGCCGGGATTTCACCCGGATGTGCCCAGAACCAGTCGGGGCGCTTACGATCCTCTGCGTGTCCAAACTGACCGACGTGCCCAAACGGATCCTGATCGGGCGGGCCCTGCGCAGCGACCGGCTGGGTGAAACGCTCCTGCCGAAGCGCATCGCACTCCCCGTCTTCGCCTCCGACCCGCTCTCGTCCGTGGCGTACGCACCCGGAGAGGTGCTGCTGGTCCTCTCCATCGCGGGCGTGTCGGCCTACCACTTCAGCCCCTGGATCGCCGTCGCGGTCGTCGTGCTGATGTTCACCGTCGTGGCGTCCTACCGCCAGAACGTGCACGCCTACCCGAGCGGCGGCGGCGACTACGAGGTGGCGAACACCAACCTCGGCCCCAAGGCCGGTCTCACCGTCGCCAGCGCGCTCCTCGTCGACTACGTCCTCACCGTCGCCGTGTCGATCTCCTCGGGCGTGGAGAACCTCGGTTCGGCCGTCCCCTTCTTCGTCGAGCACAAGGTGCTGTGCGCGATCGGCATCATCGTGCTGCTCACGCTGATGAACCTGCGCGGGGTGAAGGAGTCGGGCAAGCTCTTCGCGATCCCGACCTACGTGTTCGTCGTCGGTGTCTTCCTGATGATCGCGTGGGGCGCGTTCCGCGGGCTGGTCCTCGACGAGACCATGCGGGCGCCGACCGCCGACCTGGCGATCAAGCCCGAGCATCAGGGTCTGGCCGGCTTCGCGCTCGTCTTCCTGCTGCTGCGCGCGTTCTCTTCCGGCTGTGCCGCCCTCACGGGGGTCGAGGCCATCTCCAACGGCGTCCCCGCCTTCCGCAAGCCCAAGTCGAAGAACGCGGCCGCCACGCTGGCCGCGATGGGCCTGCTCGCGGTCACCATGTTCTGCGGGATCATCGGCCTCGCCATGGCCACCGAGGTGCGG is drawn from Streptomyces bottropensis ATCC 25435 and contains these coding sequences:
- a CDS encoding potassium channel family protein; protein product: MHIVIMGCGRVGSTLAQTLEQQGHTVAVIDRDPTAFRRLGSGFGGRRVTGIGFDRDTLREAGIEEAGAFAAVSSGDNSNIIAARVAREMFGIDNVAARIYDPRRAEVYQRLGIPTVATVRWTADQMLRRLLPSGAEPLWRDPTGGVQLAEVHASSAWVGHKISKMQEETGVRVAFLTRLGEAVLPTSQTVLQEGDLVHVMMRTDDVEKVEAAFAEGPDEEGGH